Proteins encoded in a region of the Micropterus dolomieu isolate WLL.071019.BEF.003 ecotype Adirondacks linkage group LG07, ASM2129224v1, whole genome shotgun sequence genome:
- the LOC123974037 gene encoding MAGUK p55 subfamily member 4-like has protein sequence MICVSAGFRRSFRLWRRTSYRRRRQSCTSCSPNSNALATPYEEVALYQRPPQENHRLIILSGASGVGVNELRKRLIKLNPSTFQGPVPHTTRPIRAGEQTGREYHFVTKELFEYMVCNHRFVEYGEYKGHLYGTSTDAIDEVLKRGRMCIIDIEPHSIQPLRTWKLKPYVIFIKAPGPERLRQTRRDARIITSYAVNRSFTEDDFVELEEASLLMEAKYKQFFDCMLVNDDLQDTCIRLCSIIQEAQDEPQWIPVSWSRTEE, from the exons ATGATTTGTGTTTCAGCTGGTTTCCGTCGGAGTTTCCGTCTCTGGAGGAGGACATCCTACAGGAGGAGGCGACAATCCTGCACCTCCTGCTCACCCAACAGCAACGCTCTGGCCACCCCCTACGAGGAAGTGGCTTTGTACCAGCGCCCCCCGCAGGAGAACCACCGCCTCATCATCCTCAGCG GAGCTTCAGGAGTTGGAGTTAACGAACTGAGGAAAAGACTCATCAAGCTGAACCCTTCGACCTTCCAGGGACCCGTACCTC ACACCACTCGTCCAATCAGAGCAGGGgagcagacaggaagagagTACCACTTTGTCACCAAAGAGCTGTTTGAGTACATGGTCTGCAACCACAG gtttgTGGAGTACGGGGAGTATAAGGGTCACCTGTACGGGACCAGCACTGATGCTATCGATGAGGTGCTGAAACGAGGACGGATGTGCATCATCGACATTGAACCACAT AGCATCCAGCCGCTGCGGACGTGGAAACTGAAGCCCTACGTGATCTTCATCAAAGCCCCCGGCCCAGAACGACTGAGACAAACTCGGAGAGACGCCCGAATCATCACCAGCTACGCCGTCAACAGATCGTTCACG GAGGACGACTTTGTGGAGCTGGAGGAGGCGTCCCTGCTGATGGAGGCAAAGTACAAACAGTTTTTTGACTGCATGCTGGTGAACGACGACCTGCAGGACACCTGCATCCGGCTCTGCTCCATCATCCAGGAGGCTCAGGACGAACCACAGTGGATCCCCGTCAGCTGGAGCCGGACGGAGGAGTga
- the LOC123973840 gene encoding transmembrane protein 237A-like, whose product MPTVKSKKKKPKKEVHDGEEQGDAGLEVEMEAVRERRLSESRDPLTPEPQDPAPQKKKKKKKAPAIDQEAEHADMPNGNMDESIMDGEETTVAVTRKTKRKRKAKATEHYSNDLGAEDDDIVTDAQSPIPQHSLFSAPHGHSHPVGKVFVERNRRFQAERVEQLRHSEAMDDYMDPRQIWTTRDVAMRVHSGFRVIGLFSHGFLAGYAVWNIIVVYVLAGEQLSTLPNLLQQYHLLAYPAQSLLYLLLAISTVSAFDRVNLAKASMALRGFLTLDPAALASFLYFVALILSLSQQMTSDRINLYPTANETLWPPGSEQQILQPWIVVNLVVALLVGLAWAVVSTRPDIDYTEEFLMTMEVEGYPRGDENLDMPA is encoded by the exons ATGCCCACCGTCAAgagcaagaagaagaagccGAAGAAGGAGGTCCACGacggagaggagcagggagacG CGGGCCTGGAGGTGGAGATGGAggcagtgagagagaggaggctcTCTGAAAGCAGAGACCCGTTGACCCCAGAGCCACAGGACCCagcaccacagaagaagaagaaaaagaagaaggcgCCTGCTATTG ATCAGGAAGCAGAGCACGCTGACATGCCAAACGGTAACATGGACGAGTCCATCATGGACGGAGAGGAGACGACCGTTGCTGTAACCAGAAAGACGAAAAGGAAGAG GAAGGCGAAGGCGACGGAGCACTACAGCAATGACCTGGGAGCCGAAGACGACGACATCGTCACAGACGCCCAGTCACCCATCCCCCAGCATTCCCTGTTCTCCGCCCCCCACGGACACAGCCATCCGGTCGGCAAAGTCTTCGTGGAGAGGAACA GGCGTTTCCAGGCAGAGCGAGTGGAGCAGCTCCGACACTCAGAGGCGATGGATGACTACATGGACCCCAGACAGATCTGGACCACCAGAGACGTCGCTATGAGGGTCCACAGTGGCTTCAG GGTGATCGGCCTCTTCTCTCACGGTTTCCTGGCCGGCTACGCCGTGTGGAACATCATTGTCGTGTACGTGTTGGCGGGCGAGCAGCTGAGCACGCTGCCCAACCTGCTGCAGCAGTACCACCTGCTGGCCTACCCAGCTCAGTCTCTGCTCTACCTGCTGCTGGCCATCAGCACCGTGTCTGCGTTCGACAG GGTGAACCTGGCCAAGGCCTCCATGGCCCTGAGAGGCTTCCTCACCCTGGACCCTGCTGCTCTGGCTTCTTTCT TATATTTCGTAGCCCTGATCCTGTCCCTCAGTCAGCAAATGACCAGCGACCGCATCAACCTTTATCCTACCGCCAACGAGACTCTGTG GCCTCCAGGTTCAGAGCAGCAGATCCTGCAGCCGTGGATTGTGGTGAACCTGGTGGTGGCGCTGTTGGTGGGCCTGGCCTGGGCGGTCGTCTCCACGCGGCCGGACATCGACTACACAGAAG